From a single Pochonia chlamydosporia 170 chromosome Unknown PCv3seq00010, whole genome shotgun sequence genomic region:
- a CDS encoding hemolysin-III channel protein Izh2 (similar to Metarhizium acridum CQMa 102 XP_007808617.1) codes for MSTVRRRRPSTTESILTTLQTLEKKAESKFLLLWDDLPAWRRDNAFIRSGYRQIRASYFHSFQSLFYLHNESVNIWSHLLGAMAAIVASAYVYYVVHPRYEEATSSDVLVFSCFFGGAILCLGMSATFHALVDHSEAVAKWGNKLDYTGIVALIVGSYVPALYYGFFCRPTLMSAYLYLICTLGIGCATVSWVERFRTPKWRPYRASMFIGLGLSGVIPVIHGVSIYGYAGLEARMSISWIIAQGAMYIFGAVLYALTMSQGPLAREEFPRIL; via the exons ATGTCTACCGTCCGCCGCCGTCGCCCCTCAACCACAGAATCtatcctcaccaccctgCAAACGCTCGAAAAGAAGGCTGAATCCAAATTCCTCCTTCTCTGGGACGACCTGCCCGCATGGCGTCGCGATAACGCCTTCATTCGCTCTGGGTACCGCCAAATCCGCGCTTCCTACTTCCACTCTTTTCAGTCGCTGTTCTATCTGCACAATGAGTCTGTCAATATCTGGTCTCACCTCCTGGGAGCGATGGCCGCCATCGTAGCGTCCGCATACGTGTACTACGTCGTTCATCCTCGCTACGAAGAAGCTACCTCCTCGGATGTACTTGtcttttcttgcttctttggcggAGCCATTCTGTGTCTGGGAATGAGCGCAACGTTTCACGCCCTTGTAGATCATAGTGAGGCAGTCGCCAAATGGGGCAACAAGTTGGATTATACGGGTATTGTAGCCCTGATTGTAGGGAGTTATGTGCCGGCTTTGTACTATGGATTTTTTTGCCGTCCTACTTTGATGTCGGCATATTTGTACTTG ATTTGTACATTGGGTATCGGCTGTGCTACAGTATCCTGGGTAGAGCGCTTTCGCACACCCAAATGGCGCCCATATAGAGCGTCCATGTTTATCGGCTTGGGCCTGTCGGGAGTGATTCCTGTTATCCATGGAGTGTCGATATATGGCTATGCCGGGCTGGAAGCTCGCATGAGTATTAGCTGGATTATCGCCCAAGGAGCCATGTACATTTTCGGCGCGGTTTTATACGCA CTGACCATGTCGCAAGGTCCGCTGGCCCGAGAGGAGTTTCCCCGGATCCTTTGA
- a CDS encoding Ser/Thr protein phosphatase (similar to Magnaporthe oryzae 70-15 XP_003710348.1) has translation MSSDMVPEGHGPSEFSIQVMSDLHLETPRFLPMYESFRIEPKSPYLALLGDIGLVHDQRLFSFIESQLHQFRVVLYVFGNHEPYERDETPQQATYQDAIEQMEHFQTLVNNGSDQRKGKFVFLNRSRYDVDDSITILGCTLFSHISENQQSTASLFVSDFSNIPSWTVQQHNAAHEQDLAWLNTQVTEISQQEPHRRIVILTHYCPTLVAEAHDPEHLEDSRNVMSAFATDLCDQPCWKSSAVRVWVFGHTHHNCDYVEAGTGKRVVSNQRGYGREDIFDFDSDKVVVLSS, from the coding sequence ATGAGTTCAGACATGGTGCCTGAAGGGCATGGCCCCTCAGAGTTCAGCATCCAAGTCATGTCAGACCTTCATCTCGAAACACCACGATTCCTGCCAATGTACGAATCATTTCGCATCGAGCCCAAGTCCCCATACCTCGCCTTACTAGGAGACATCGGTCTCGTACACGACCAACGACTCTTCTCATTCATCGAATCGCAGCTGCACCAGTTCCGAGTAGTCCTCTACGTATTCGGGAACCACGAACCATACGAACGCGATGAAACACCACAACAGGCCACATACCAAGATGCCATAGAGCAGATGGAGCACTTTCAAACTCTCGTGAATAATGGCTCCGATCAGCGCAAAGGAAAATTCGTGTTTCTAAACAGGTCACGATACGATGTCGATGACAGCATCACAATCCTAGGCTGTACTCTATTCTCTCACATATCAGAGAATCAGCAGAGCACCGCATCGCTCTTCGTCTCAGACTTCTCCAATATTCCCAGTTGGACTGTACAGCAACACAACGCCGCTCACGAGCAAGACTTGGCATGGTTGAATACCCAGGTCACCGAAATATCACAACAAGAGCCACATCGACGCATCGTCATTTTGACGCACTACTGTCCTACGTTAGTGGCCGAGGCACATGATCCAGAGCATTTAGAGGATTCAAGGAATGTGATGAGCGCATTTGCCACTGATCTCTGTGATCAACCGTGTTGGAAGAGCTCTGCTGTCAGGGTCTGGGTGTTTGGGCATACGCACCACAACTGCGATTATGTAGAGGCCGGGACTGGCAAACGCGTGGTATCTAACCAGAGGGGGTATGGGAGGGAGGATATTTTCGACTTTGACTCGGATAAGGTGGTTGTTCTTTCGTCATGA
- a CDS encoding Ran1-like protein kinase (similar to Verticillium alfalfae VaMs.102 XP_003003845.1) has translation MQHHAPFGYPTPPASPAYDNFKCGNNQQTYSVTPFQSRCIPLAPEQRLGRLLEGKLQLTEVLGTGAYGVVYAAIDVKTGVRYAVKCLSKYNADGTPLERRQVAYQQREIRLHYLASAHPNIVSMLKIVDDPDCIYVILEYCPEGDLFLNITELGQYVGKDQLSKKVFLQIVDAVEHCHKLGIYHRDLKPENILVTDNGNTVKLADFGLATADDRSEDYGCGSTFYMSPECLNPSTRKPYYMCAPNDVWSLGVILVNLTCGRNPWKQASCQDSTYRAYTRSQEFLKTILPLTDELNDILGRIFCPNPEMRITLAELRCRIMACSQFTVPASQPLSIQQHQPVSPHIPEYVTDEDAIVDDYEYDSPLSPASTTSDEGSLTSSGSTIDDLDDDDFMQEQQQQQHDAPVSFTPVTYGPEDTRDLGIYHGQGIPQQFTEPRVVPIPIQVQQQPVVCQQTPVPIQAPVPVHAPCQPKSFFPLWEVVRYVQQVPMMQHPVAFQQVPFIPSFQGCY, from the exons ATGCAGCACCATGCGCCATTCGGATATCCTACGCCCCCAGCATCCCCCGCCTACGACAATTTCAAGTGTGGCAACAACCAGCAGACATACTCGGTCACTCCATTCCAGTCCAGATGCATCCCGTTGGCCCCAGAGCAGAGATTAGGAAGACTTCTGGAGGGAAAGCTTCAGTTGACCGAGGTGCTCGGGACCGGCGCCTATGGAGTAGTCTACGCTGCCATCGATGTAAAGACTGGTGTCCGGTatgctgtcaagtgtctgAGCAAGTATAATGCCGATGGTACTCCGTTGGAACGACGCCAGGTTGCCTATCAACAACGGGAGATCAGACTTCACTACCTTGCCTCAGCGCATCCCAATATTGTGTCTATGCTCAAGATCGTAGATGACCCCGATTGCATCTATGTCATCTTGGAGTATTGCCCAGAAGGAGACCTGTTCCTCAACATTACAGAGCTTGGCCAATACGTGGGTAAGGACCAACTCTCCAAGAAGGTTTTCCTGCAAATCGTCGATGCCGTTGAGCACTGCCATAAACTGGGAATCTACCACAGAGATCTGAAGCCTGAGAACATTCTGGTGACGGATAATGGAAACACCGTCAAATTGGCCGACTTTGGCCTTGCCACTGCGGATGATCGCTCCGAGGACTACGGATGCGGCTCGACCTTTTACATGAGCCCTG AATGCCTCAATCCTTCAACCCGGAAACCCTACTACATGTGTGCACCcaatgatgtctggtcattAGGAGTCATTCTTGTCAATTTGACTTGTGGCCGCAACCCATGGAAGCAGGCCTCTTGCCAGGACTCTACCTATCGGGCCTACACCCGATCTCAGGAATTTCTCAAGACAATCCTTCCCCTGACTGATGAACTGAATGATATTCTGGGCAGGATTTTTTGCCCCAACCCGGAGATGAGGATCACCTTGGCTGAGCTGCGATGCCGCATCATGGCTTGCTCTCAGTTCACGGTGCCAGCATCCCAACCGTTGTCCAttcagcaacaccagccagTCTCACCACACATCCCCGAATACGTTACCGATGAGGACGCCATTGTCGATGATTACGAATACGACTCTCCTCTCTCACCAGCCAGCACCACGTCCGATGAGGGATCGCTCACATCTAGCGGCTCCACCATTGATGACctggatgacgatgattttatgcaagaacaacaacaacagcaacacgaCGCTCCTGTCTCTTTTACTCCGGTGACCTATGGGCCAGAGGACACCAGAGACTTGGGAATttaccatggccaaggcatACCGCAACAGTTCACTGAACCCAGAGTAGTACCTATACCGATTCAagtgcaacagcaaccaGTGGTCTGCCAACAAACACCAGTGCCCATCCAAGCGCCGGTGCCTGTGCACGCGCCTTGCCAGCCTAAATCGTTCTTCCCGCTGTGGGAAGTCGTCAGATACGTTCAACAGGTTCCTATGATGCAACATCCTGTTGCCTTTCAACAAGTTCCCTTCATCCCCTCATTCCAAGGTTGCTATTAA
- a CDS encoding phosphorylase superfamily protein (similar to Colletotrichum gloeosporioides Nara gc5 XP_007276350.1) — translation MDVHRIGFTDISSVARNTVDSPGDAKAKCNVIFIHGLKGHPRKTWGPPKLKPAITPKSQSKWKNVRSFIRATSAVSSATDVTQQKIETDNSSVTDTTASGRSSASPTSPSIFSSTSSMSFSSTTTADSVSSHAATPAEAKIFWPADLLAQDLPEARIWTYGYNADVLAGMFQMNNKNSISQHGRDLAARLERDVDNDLPIIFVAHSLGGIVVKDALHRSEACQNRTKYIVFLGTPHRGSACAGWGEIASNLARLAGQDPNSKSLKALDVNSEVLDNIHEEFKNIVHTQGIKIHTFQEARGMPVMKGVDHKVVDDVSSKADLPRSIETVESIDADHMQMVKCGTKSDDSYRAVYGVIRQFILSLPEEQASSLQSQAATQPIPDSLDNGSPSQPIVEGPSEIPRSSASGPNEVDRGRQKFLVPYNKNPDFIERTNVMMKLREQFGHGASTATGQSRQRVALHGLGGVGKTQIALSYVYWLHGYRPDMSVFWVHASSIDRFRHAYTNIAKECNITKSDNSNTDPLEMVKAYLESQESAPWMLVIDNADDAELFFQSSLSIQASVGSSDEAREEPLLGPYIPTCSHGSVLITTRNKAAGVKLAPGKPPIEIEKMDEDEAGQLIQTILLDSEIPPEESTALASKLEFLPICIAQAAAFILENSITIGDYMELLDDNDQTLVDRLSEPFETMGRDSEMPHAVAATWMVSFNQIRRQCVLASDFLSFICLFSRQAIPKDFVLEYYDETRGKIGAAEKVEIAKAFGVLKAFSFISEAKDKTVSIHRLVQLVTRKWLLNEDKLSDFAGLAVYILSIYYPHADHDTMRTCINYMPHVQAVLQFCDPNSDDDERDKARILHNVGTYFVLTGQHELCLETQRESLQICERVLGRDHDETLVCQEAMSDILLHLGKEDEAEKLQLEVLQIREKKYGPDYTETLISQYNLASLYHQQGRYDETEALCLKIIAQSKRILGDRHTETLDCMERLAELYSKSAVGRFNEAMDILSFVVEARKEVQGHTHADTLDSMSMLARAYERVQKYEEALQLATHTYEESKLKYGIDHDATLKRSGHLASLYSLLARPDLAEALRLWQYRCLLEKYGPDHYEVERACRLLAHDYAEMRRFEESENLLTDKLNRHKATKGLNHRKTIVSMQDLAELWAKQGRYEAAFALGQDCLQRARKVLGVDTPQTKSISDHLTEWKYWQDRGRPYRCDISIMEWYREMVAESNIPTEGLDKLTLAILNLIKLGVI, via the exons ATGGATGTCCATCGCATCGGGTTCACTGACATATCCTCCGTTGCTCGCAACACAGTTGACTCCCCAGGCGATGCGAAAGCCAAATGCAA TGTCATTTTTATCCACGGACTAAAAGGACACCCGAGAAAGACCTGGGGTCCTCCAAAGCTAAAGCCTGCCATTACGCCAAAGTCACAGTCCAAATGGAAGAATGTACGATCCTTCATCCGAGCGACGTCTGCCGTCTCATCGGCTACGGATGTCACGCAACAGAAGATTGAAACTGATAATTCCTCCGTCACCGATACTACGGCTTCCGGACGCtcctcagcttctccaacgTCTCCTTCCATATTTTCCTCCACGTCATCTATGTCTTTCTCCTCTACCACAACTGCTGACTCGGTATCATCGCATGCGGCTACGCCTGCGGAGGCCAAGATTTTTTGGCCAGCAGATCTCCTCGCACAGGACCTTCCCGAAGCGCGAATTTGGACTTATGGATATAATGCTGATGTTCTTGCCGGCATGTTTCAGATGAATAACAAGAATAGCATATCACAGCATGGACGAGACCTGGCCGCGAGGCTCGAAAGAGATGTTGATAATGAT CTTCCAATCATCTTTGTGGCCCATAGTTTGGGTGGCATTGTCGTCAAAGAT GCTCTGCATCGATCCGAGGCTTGCCAGAACCGCACAAAATACATTGTTTTCCTTGGCACACCTCACCGTGGAAGTGCATGTGCCGGCTGGGGAGAAATCGCGTCCAACCTAGCTCGTCTCGCAGGTCAAGATCCTAACAGCAAATCGCTCAAGGCATTAGACGTCAATAGTGAAGTTCTAGACAACATCCATGAAGAGTTCAAGAACATAGTCCATACCCAGGGAATCAAGATACACACATTTCAGGAGGCTAGGGGCATGCCTGTAATGAAAGGTGTCGACCACAAG gttgtggatgatgtgtCTTCTAAGGCTGACCTCCCACGATCAATTGAAACTGTGGAGAGCATAGACGCTGATCATATGCAAATGGTCAAATGCGGGACTAAATCTGACGACTCATATCGTGCGGTTTATGGCGTGATAAGGCAGTTCATTCTAAGTCTACCAGAGGAGCAAGCGTCGTCACTGCAATCACAGGCAGCGACACAGCCGATACCTGATAGCCTCGACAATGGATCACCTAGCCAGCCCATCGTTGAAGGCCCCTCTGAAATACCTAGATCTTCGGCGTCAGGACCTAATGAGGTTGATAGAGGGCGCCAAAAGT TCCTTGTTCCCTATAACAAAAACCCCGATTTCATCGAACGCACCAATGTCATGATGAAATTACGAGAGCAATTCGGACATGGTGCTTCTACGGCAACAGGACAGTCTCGCCAACGAGTGGCACTTCACGGACTTGGCGGCGTTGG AAAAACACAGATTGCTCTGTCATATGTTTACTGGCTTCATGGGTATCGTCCCGACATGTCGGTATTCTGGGTCCATGCAAGCAGTATTGATCGATTCCGCCATGCATACAccaacattgccaaagaGTGCAACATTACCAAGAGTGATAATTCCAACACAGACCCTCTTGAGATGGTCAAGGCTTATCTAGAGAGCCAAGAGAGCGCACCCTGGATGCTTGTAATCGACAATGCAGACGATGCGGAACTGTTCTTCCAGTCATCGCTTTCCATCCAAGCCTCAGTGGGCAGCAGTGACGAAGCCAGGGAAGAGCCCTTACTTGGACCGTATATTCCAACATGCTCTCATGGTTCAGTATTGATAACAACACGAAATAAGGCTGCAGGAGTAAAATTGGCACCAGGGAAACCACCGATCGAAATTGAGAAAAtggatgaagacgaagccgGGCAGCTCATACAGACAATTCTTCTGGACAGTGAAATACCCCCCGAAGAATCCACtgcattggcatcaaagcTTGAGTTCTTGCCTATCTGTATAGCACAAGCCGCTGCGTTCATTCTCGAAAACTCCATCACGATTGGGGATTACATGGAGCTACTGGATGACAACGACCAGACCCTGGTGGATCGACTGAGCGAGCCATTTGAAACTATGGGACGGGACTCGGAAATGCCTCACGCGGTAGCGGCGACATGGATGGTTTCTTTCAATCAAATTCGGCGACAGTGCGTTCTTGCAAGCGACTTCCTTTCCTTCATCTGCCTGTTTAGCCGCCAGGCGATACCAAAGGATTTTGTGCTCGAGTATTATGACGAGACACGGGGAAAGATAGGAGCAGCGGAAAAGGTCGAAATTGCCAAGGCCTTTGGGGTGTTGAAGGCATTTTCCTTCATCTCAGAAGCGAAGGATAAGACTGTGAGCATTCACAGActtgtccagcttgtcaCGCGGAAGTGGCTCCTGAATGAAGATAAGCTGAGTGATTTCGCGGGGCTGGCGGTATACATTTTGTCCATCTATTACCCACATGCAGATCATGACACGATGCGCACATGCATCAACTACATGCCTCATGTGCAGGCGGTCCTGCAATTCTGTGATCCTAACTCGGACGATGACGAGCGAGACAAAGCCCGGATACTACACAACGTTGGAACTTACTTTGTTCTCACTGGGCAGCACGAGCTCTGCCTGGAGACACAGAGAGAAAGCCTGCAAATTTGCGAGAGAGTTTTAGGACGGGATCATGATGAGACACTTGTCTGCCAGGAAGCTATGTCAGATATTTTATTACACCTTGGCAAAGAGGACGAAGCAGAGAAACTTCAGCTTGAGGTGCTCCAAATACGGGAAAAAAAATATGGCCCAGACTATACAGAGACGCTGATAAGTCAGTACAACTTGGCCTCTTTATACCATCAGCAGGGACGATACGATGAAACGGAGGCACTTTGTCTCAAAATCATAGCGCAAAGCAAACGAATACTTGGTGACAGGCACACAGAGACGCTTGATTGTATGGAGCGTTTGGCCGAACTATACAGCAAGAGCGCCGTTGGCCGTTTCAACGAGGCTATGGACATATTGTCATTTGTAGTAGAAGCCCGAAAGGAGGTTCAGGGGCATACACACGCGGATACCTTGGACAGCATGTCCATGCTAGCAAGAGCCTATGAAAGGGTGCAAAAATACGAAGAGGCATTGCAACTGGCTACTCACACTTATGAAGAGAGCAAACTAAAGTACGGCATTGATCATGATGCAACTTTGAAAAGAAGCGGTCACTTAGCAAGTCTATATTCTTTGCTAGCAAGGCCGGACCTTGCTGAAGCTCTGCGGTTGTGGCAATATCGATGCCTGTTGGAGAAGTATGGCCCTGATCACTATGAAGTTGAAAGGGCCTGCCGACTACTCGCTCATGACTACGCTGAGATGAGAAGGTTTGAGGAGTCGGAAAACCTGTTGACGGACAAATTAAACCGCCACAAAGCAACCAAAGGACTGAACCACCGAAAGACAATTGTTTCAATGCAGGATTTGGCAGAACTGTGGGCAAAGCAAGGGCGCTATGAGGCAGCCTTCGCCTTGGGTCAGGATTGTCTACAACGAGCAAGAAAAGTTTTAGGGGTTGATACAccccaaacaaaaagcaTCAGTGATCACTTGACGGAGTGGAAGTACTGGCAAGATCGTGGTAGACCGTATAGGTGTGATATTTCGATCATGGAGTGGTACCGCGAGATGGTTGCAGAGTCAAATATACCCACGGAAGGGCTGGACAAACTGACATTGGCGATATTgaatttgatcaaattggGAGTAATCTGA
- a CDS encoding CMGC/DYRK/PRP4 protein kinase (similar to Coccidioides immitis RS XP_001244164.1), translated as MASSSDEGEIIEEGQGDLKATSLARHSGNGIDRQDRNRSRQSSPDHDSASRYSGSSRRSRSPRGFKRTRDDGEQYGRGRDRDSRHVRARFDDPRRSDYRRSRVSYDDLDRPNAQSSSNYDRRYNGDRERPRVRSRSRDRDRGRDDSRFSDRPGRPRSRSPHTFQRSGRSDNGNFARGRQNHDRDSARSLQYDDDPRSRRNNDVSQRLPVKDPLPARNNIVEQQKESPKSILKQSTTFTEPDDDYEEPQQIDEDAEIERRRRRREELLAKSSSATPLLLHAVGAAADRSARGASPASTQPETPQMSSFECETPRTPRSDFASPRSPEPSPGGINMLNDKELMNTHSIAKADEEDGPSAADYDPTADMKEDERRDELRHGHTVLHGESIAETIETKGDNGAQDDSTANAGEKADDDEFDMFADDIDVDNYASKHTKAVRGQDGSAQASQADDKGGILEGDDKDGYYKIRIGEILDGRYQVQATLGRGMFSGVARAVDINTKQVVAIKMMRNNDALRKGGYTEIAILQKLNDADPENRKHIVKFERHFDYRGHLCMAFENLSMNLREVLRKFGNNVGINLGATRTYAYQIFVSLAHMRKCSIVHADLKPDNILVNEQRNVLKICDLGTAIDRSDAATAHNQITPYLVSRFYRAPEIILGMPYDYGVDMWSIGCTLYELYTGKILFTGDSNNQMLKAIMEIRGRLTPKLFRRGQLSAAHFDEQGQFVSVERDKVLGKTAVRTLAVVRPTRDLRTRLNAASTGMNDAEARHLNHFIDLLEQCLALNPDKRITPSEALKHPFFASKTSATNGRR; from the exons ATGGCATCCAGTTCGGATGAAGGCGAAATCATTGAGGAGGGACAAGGGGACTTGAAGGCAACTTCACTTGCACGCCATTCAGGAAACGGTATTGACCGCCAAGACAGAAACCGAAGTAGACAATCGTCTCCAGACCACGACTCTGCTTCCAGATACAGCGGCTCTTCCCGCCGAAGTCGCTCCCCCCGCGGATTCAAACGGACTCGTGACGATGGAGAGCAATACGGCCGTGGTCGAGATCGTGACTCCAGGCATGTTCGCGCTCGTTTCGATGATCCCCGCAGAAGTGACTACCGAAGGTCGCGCGTCTCTTACGACGATCTAGATCGACCGAATGCTCAATCTTCAAGCAATTACGATCGACGCTACAACGGCGACAGAGAGCGCCCTCGAGTCCGTTCTCGAAGTCGCGACAGAGATCGTGGACGAGATGATTCGCGGTTCTCCGACAGGCCTGGTCGGCCCAGAAGTCGATCCCCTCATACATTTCAGCGGTCGGGTAGGTCAGATAATGGAAATTTTGCACGGGGGAGGCAAAATCACGATCGCGACTCAGCCAGATCACTACAGTACGATGACGACCCCCGTTCTCGGCGTAACAACGATGTGTCCCAACGCCTTCCAGTAAAGGATCCCTTGCCTGCCCGAAATAACATCGTTGAACAGCAGAAGGAGTCTCCAAAGAGTATTCTAAAACAGAGCACCACTTTTACAGAACCTGACGACGACTATGAAGAGCCGCAACAGATCGACGAGGACGCCGAGATTGAGCGTCGTCGACGCCGCCGCGAAGAATTGCTGGCAAAATCTAGTTCTGCGACGCCGCTTCTCCTCCACGCTGTCGGTGCAGCCGCAGATAGGAGTGCTCGAGGGGCTTCCCCAGCATCCACACAGCCAGAGACGCCTCAAATGTCATCGTTCGAGTGTGAAACCCCTCGTACGCCTCGATCCG ATTTTGCGTCTCCCCGTTCGCCCGAACCGTCGCCAGGTGGAATCAACATGCTCAACGACAAGGAACTTATGAACACTCATAGCATTGCCAaagctgatgaagaggatgggCCGTCAGCGGCTGACTACGATCCTACTGCGGACATGAAGGAAGATGAACGCCGAGACGAGCTCAGACACGGCCATACGGTATTACATGGTGAGAGCATAGCCGAGACGATCGAAACCAAAGGAGATAATGGCGCTCAAGACGACTCTACGGCCAATGCTGGCGAGAAAGCTGACGACGATGAATTTGACATGTTTGCCGACGATATTGACGTTGACAATTATGCTAGCAAGCATACCAAAGCTGTTCGCGGCCAAGATGGTTCCGCTCAAGCTTCACAAGCCGACGACAAAGGTGGCATTCTCGAAGGCGACGATAAAGACGGATATTACAAAATCAGAATTGGTGAGATACTTGATGGCCGATATCAAGTGCAAGCAACCCTCGGAAGAGGCATGTTTTCCGGTGTTGCTCGAGCAGTTGATATCAATACCAAACAAGTAGTGGCTATCAAGATGATGCGAAACAATGATGCTTTACGAAAAGGCGGATACACCGAGATTGCCATCTTGCAGAAGCTTAACGATGCTGATCCAGAAAACCGGAAGCACATCGTCAAGTTCGAGCGACACTTTGACTATCGCGGTCACCTGTGCATGGCCTTTGAAAATCTCAGCATGAATCTGCGCGAGGTGTTGCGCAAATTCGGTAACAACGTGGGCATAAACCTAGGGGCAACGAGGACATACGCATATCAGATCTTCGTTTCATTAGCCCACATGCGGAAATGCAGTATTGTCCATGCTGATCTCAAGCCGGATAATATTCTGGTCAATGAACAACGCAATGTTCTCAAGATTTGCGATTTGGGCACGGCTATTGATAGATCCGATGCTGCAACAGCACATAATCAGATTACGCCATACTTGGTCAGTCGATTCTACCGCGCACCAGAGATTATCTTGGGTATGCCTTACGATTATGGGGTTGATATGTGGTCCATCGGGTGCACTCTTTACGAGCTGTACACGGGCAAGATTCTGTTCACCGGCGACAGTAACAATCAGATGCTCAAAGCGATCATGGAGATCCGCGGCCGTCTCACTCCGAAGCTGTTTCGTCGCGGTCAGCTGTCAGCTGCACATTTTGACGAACAGGGCCAGTTTGTGAGTGTCGAGCGCGACAAGGTCTTGGGAAAG ACTGCCGTCAGAACGCTGGCCGTTGTGAGGCCAACGCGAGATTTGCGTACCCGCCTAAATGCCGCATCGACAGGGATGAACGATGCTGAGGCCAGGCATCTCAATCACTTCATCGACTTGTTGGAACAATGCCTCGCGCTGAACCCAGACAAGAGGATTACACCGAGTGAGGCGTTGAAGCATCCATTTTTCGCCTCCAAGACGTCAGCAACCAACGGGAGGCGTTGA